A region of Diospyros lotus cultivar Yz01 chromosome 3, ASM1463336v1, whole genome shotgun sequence DNA encodes the following proteins:
- the LOC127796234 gene encoding SAGA-associated factor 11 isoform X2: MSTPNDENLSAHAQISSHVFNDLLDSIIVDVASECHRIARLGLDHYLEEEEEELKLSAEAQARATDPSNSGETNAKYVVDIFGQTHPPVANEVFECMNCGRAIMAGRFAPHLEKCMGKGRKARPKTTRSSTAAQNRYSRGSPVSTYSPYSSSTSTNRLPNGTPGVAGDSNIHS; the protein is encoded by the exons ATGTCCACGCcaaatgatgaaaatttatCTGCTCATGCCCAG ATTTCTTCTCATGTTTTCAATGACCTTCTTGATTCGATTATTGTTGATGTTGCGTCCGAGTGTCATCGGATAGCAAGGTTAGGTCTTGATCATTAtttggaagaagaggaggaagagtTGAAACTGTCAGCCGAAGCCCAAGCCAGAGCGACTGATCCAAGTAATAGTGGCGAAACAAATGCCAAATATGTGGTTGATATATTTGGACAAACCCATCCTCCTGTTGCTAATGAGGTATTTGAGTGCATGAACTGTGGGCGAGCCATTATGGCTGGAAGATTTGCTCCTCATTTGGAGAAATGCATGGGAAAG GGTAGAAAGGCCCGTCCGAAGACAACAAGAAGTAGCACAGCTGCACAGAACCGGTACTCACGAGGCAGCCCTGTCTCCACCTACTCCCCGTATTCTAGTTCAACCAGCACGAACCGTTTACCAAATGGAACACCCGGTGTTGCAG GTGATAGTAATATCCATTCCTGA
- the LOC127796234 gene encoding SAGA-associated factor 11 isoform X1, which produces MSTPNDENLSAHAQISSHVFNDLLDSIIVDVASECHRIARLGLDHYLEEEEEELKLSAEAQARATDPSNSGETNAKYVVDIFGQTHPPVANEVFECMNCGRAIMAGRFAPHLEKCMGKGRKARPKTTRSSTAAQNRYSRGSPVSTYSPYSSSTSTNRLPNGTPGVAGEHYSNGTLEET; this is translated from the exons ATGTCCACGCcaaatgatgaaaatttatCTGCTCATGCCCAG ATTTCTTCTCATGTTTTCAATGACCTTCTTGATTCGATTATTGTTGATGTTGCGTCCGAGTGTCATCGGATAGCAAGGTTAGGTCTTGATCATTAtttggaagaagaggaggaagagtTGAAACTGTCAGCCGAAGCCCAAGCCAGAGCGACTGATCCAAGTAATAGTGGCGAAACAAATGCCAAATATGTGGTTGATATATTTGGACAAACCCATCCTCCTGTTGCTAATGAGGTATTTGAGTGCATGAACTGTGGGCGAGCCATTATGGCTGGAAGATTTGCTCCTCATTTGGAGAAATGCATGGGAAAG GGTAGAAAGGCCCGTCCGAAGACAACAAGAAGTAGCACAGCTGCACAGAACCGGTACTCACGAGGCAGCCCTGTCTCCACCTACTCCCCGTATTCTAGTTCAACCAGCACGAACCGTTTACCAAATGGAACACCCGGTGTTGCAGGTGAGCATTACTCAAATGGCACCTTGGAAGAGACATGA